A region of uncultured Desulfobacter sp. DNA encodes the following proteins:
- a CDS encoding PEP/pyruvate-binding domain-containing protein: protein MKSKALEVNLSDTRADVSIDERYLLLLDFFKGYVGIVNRLVTFLKELSHPYRNWSFIVGESRHFSLHYFHLYGSEPHGPEALGLLCDVFNTAFESGSDSEIKSSAADNLMQVLHYIAKAGPEEFNQLNDTLIHEIKGILDRQDSDFFFFVNSYYQPDALVRLMEKQAALPNDPKLISVLNRFLIRFFEASLAFWLCQDDPVAWMKTNIDEWYEGPDILTLLNQVSRERIQSQQDTLEQIKVLPENDLKSLSALMELTGHRDHVKQFRQIPRQILALAPEKTYGKYVKLTFLFYIIHAPGLSIIHREALGDIHRTLITLIGERKDYKKDMVIVDQTFALLKEHKGRYPETVLECIHKIGDAVYNTDEIELINHFIDRSVDHGFQFPDIAGTGEDWQIKCNVAHVKNIRVFLTLVARHPKKSKRLLSALITSLAVGGVFIRDTDLFPRDITTFLNADIAPVYNLVKQLARLLPTFFNEIGAEGELRDISTRLDESVFRRDKLVHFLRKQCHVESSSRIVDFIREVMMFWKTLDKTPLKPYLPPSIYNGISTTGDYIDGPHALFHTLALNKLATPADFLAASRADIESVIDKTEGVTDLDRERVKLMIRFHALLNEKYGIENLDLESYVNTHMSLGLPDPRDILHALAEPELENRIGGLLAYMAELKNIILSREKFAVNESIYHKRHIAVDIPSMYGSYSEAKFDALGMTLRLENVINVLFEELINSIDLRLITKPTFVKIFSVLNLFRQALALDGIVSNKLDTQLVFLKYAINITTCSFTQYLDIFKGFTRAVADAVNDHFNNLHSLNLNNLDSRIGRENILEKYLPEGFCPSARIPNTPAAAKMAKKLDQRVADIFFRDRIATSLGLQQLDVFLNRILHTLFRQSERLTQDELSALLNYDPKSAVCSIDAKALFSNNIIYLGNKGLNLIELKRLGIKVPNGFIITTEVFKCLDLIDNYIPASVNFQQLVAHMLAQLEKTEGKKFGDPENPLLLSVRSGSSISQPGMLDSFLNVGINEQIAGNLAEKSGNPWFAWDSYRRFIQAYGMVFGIQRDRFDAIIRSHKEKADIRFKRFFTGDQMHDVALAYKQLLLDQGIEIVESPMDQLFLSIQKVFASWNSKRAKNYRTIMGISDDWGTAATVQAMVFGNRSRESGSGVVFTHSPKLPGDAIRLWGDFTIGNQGEDVVSGLVKTLPISELQREMESRDVKISLEQRFPVVYEKLKTIVQRLIYEEGWNPQEMEFTFEGESVEDVFILQARDLSLRDRKKVKQFDAAPDRLEKIRLGQGIGVSGGAMSGRIVFSLKEIDGFRRQDPDTSLILIRNDTVPDDILEIDATDGILTARGGLTSHAAVVAYNLGKTCVVGCKNLVCNEEAGFCELNGVKMNTGDFISLDGHKGIVYQGQMKISDHLTSI, encoded by the coding sequence GTGAAATCAAAAGCCCTTGAAGTCAACCTTTCAGATACCCGGGCAGACGTCTCCATTGATGAACGATATCTTCTGCTTCTTGATTTTTTTAAAGGATATGTCGGTATTGTCAACCGCCTGGTAACATTTTTAAAGGAACTATCCCATCCGTACCGAAACTGGAGCTTCATTGTCGGAGAGTCCCGGCATTTTTCCCTCCACTATTTTCATTTATACGGCAGTGAGCCCCATGGCCCGGAGGCACTTGGTTTGCTTTGTGATGTTTTTAACACGGCGTTTGAATCCGGGTCAGATTCGGAAATCAAGTCCAGTGCCGCAGATAATCTCATGCAGGTTCTGCACTATATTGCCAAAGCAGGCCCAGAAGAGTTTAATCAGCTCAATGACACACTTATCCATGAAATTAAAGGTATTTTAGATCGACAGGATTCTGATTTCTTTTTTTTTGTGAATTCCTATTACCAGCCCGACGCTCTGGTCAGGCTCATGGAGAAACAGGCTGCACTCCCAAACGACCCTAAGTTGATATCGGTCTTAAACAGATTTCTGATTCGTTTTTTTGAGGCCTCGTTGGCCTTCTGGCTCTGTCAGGATGACCCTGTGGCCTGGATGAAAACCAATATAGATGAGTGGTACGAAGGACCGGACATACTTACGCTTTTAAACCAGGTATCCCGGGAGCGGATTCAAAGTCAGCAAGATACCCTGGAGCAGATAAAGGTTCTGCCGGAAAACGACTTGAAATCCCTGTCCGCCTTAATGGAACTGACCGGGCACAGGGACCATGTCAAACAGTTCAGGCAGATCCCCCGGCAGATCCTTGCCCTTGCCCCGGAAAAGACCTATGGAAAATATGTTAAGCTGACGTTTTTATTTTATATTATTCACGCACCGGGGCTTTCCATCATACACAGGGAGGCGTTGGGCGATATCCACCGCACCCTGATCACCCTGATCGGAGAACGAAAGGATTATAAAAAGGACATGGTCATTGTTGACCAGACCTTTGCCCTGCTCAAAGAACATAAAGGGCGCTATCCGGAAACCGTGCTGGAATGCATCCATAAAATCGGGGATGCGGTATACAATACCGATGAGATCGAGCTGATCAATCATTTCATTGACCGGTCCGTGGACCACGGGTTTCAGTTCCCGGATATCGCAGGAACCGGTGAAGACTGGCAGATCAAATGCAATGTGGCCCATGTGAAAAATATCCGGGTATTTTTAACCCTGGTGGCCCGGCATCCCAAGAAATCCAAACGCCTGCTCTCCGCTTTGATTACGTCCCTGGCCGTGGGCGGGGTGTTTATCCGGGACACAGACCTGTTTCCCCGGGATATTACCACATTCCTGAATGCCGACATTGCGCCGGTGTACAATCTGGTCAAACAACTGGCCCGTCTGTTGCCCACCTTTTTCAACGAGATCGGCGCAGAAGGTGAACTTCGGGATATTTCCACCCGTTTGGATGAATCGGTGTTCCGCAGGGATAAGCTGGTTCATTTCCTGCGCAAACAATGCCATGTGGAAAGTTCATCTCGAATCGTAGATTTTATCCGGGAAGTCATGATGTTCTGGAAAACCCTGGATAAAACACCGCTTAAACCCTATCTGCCCCCGTCCATATATAATGGCATTTCAACCACGGGAGACTATATTGACGGTCCCCATGCCCTTTTCCATACCCTGGCCCTGAACAAGCTTGCCACGCCGGCTGATTTTCTTGCCGCATCCAGAGCCGACATTGAGAGCGTCATTGACAAGACAGAAGGGGTCACAGATTTGGACAGAGAGAGGGTAAAACTGATGATCCGGTTCCACGCCCTTCTCAATGAAAAATACGGCATTGAGAACCTGGACCTTGAAAGTTATGTCAACACCCATATGTCCCTGGGTCTACCCGATCCCAGGGATATTCTGCATGCCCTTGCAGAGCCTGAACTGGAAAACAGGATTGGCGGACTTCTGGCCTATATGGCGGAGTTGAAAAACATTATTTTGTCCAGGGAAAAATTTGCCGTAAACGAATCCATTTACCATAAGCGCCACATTGCCGTTGACATTCCGTCCATGTACGGGTCTTACAGCGAGGCCAAGTTTGATGCCCTGGGCATGACCCTGAGGCTTGAAAATGTCATCAATGTTCTGTTCGAGGAGCTGATCAACAGCATTGACTTAAGATTGATCACCAAACCCACCTTTGTAAAGATTTTCAGCGTTCTTAATTTGTTCCGCCAGGCCCTGGCCCTGGACGGCATTGTATCCAACAAACTGGATACCCAGCTGGTATTTTTAAAATATGCCATCAATATCACCACCTGCTCCTTTACCCAGTACCTGGATATTTTCAAGGGATTTACCAGGGCAGTTGCCGATGCGGTAAACGACCATTTCAACAATCTGCACTCCCTGAACTTAAACAACCTGGACAGCCGCATCGGCCGGGAAAATATACTTGAAAAATACCTGCCCGAAGGGTTTTGTCCATCGGCCAGAATTCCCAATACACCGGCAGCCGCCAAAATGGCTAAAAAACTGGATCAGCGGGTGGCGGATATTTTTTTCCGGGACCGGATTGCCACATCCCTGGGCTTACAGCAGCTGGATGTATTTTTAAACCGGATTTTACACACTCTGTTCCGCCAGTCTGAACGGCTGACCCAGGATGAACTGTCCGCCCTTCTCAACTACGACCCCAAGTCAGCGGTCTGCTCCATTGATGCCAAGGCCCTGTTCAGCAACAATATCATCTATCTTGGCAACAAAGGGCTGAACCTGATTGAACTTAAGCGCCTGGGAATTAAGGTGCCCAATGGATTCATCATCACCACCGAGGTGTTCAAATGTCTGGATCTCATTGATAATTACATCCCCGCATCGGTGAATTTCCAGCAACTGGTGGCCCATATGCTTGCCCAGCTTGAAAAAACTGAAGGCAAAAAATTCGGTGATCCCGAAAATCCCCTGCTGCTGTCCGTTCGCTCGGGCTCGTCCATTTCACAACCCGGGATGCTGGATTCATTTTTAAACGTGGGCATCAATGAACAAATTGCCGGAAATCTGGCTGAAAAATCGGGAAACCCCTGGTTTGCGTGGGATTCATACCGCAGATTTATCCAGGCCTACGGCATGGTGTTCGGCATCCAGAGAGACCGGTTTGACGCCATCATTAGAAGCCATAAGGAAAAGGCCGACATCCGGTTCAAACGCTTTTTTACCGGGGATCAGATGCACGACGTTGCCCTGGCGTACAAGCAGCTTCTGCTGGACCAGGGCATCGAAATCGTGGAGTCTCCCATGGACCAGCTCTTTTTATCCATTCAAAAGGTGTTTGCATCCTGGAACTCCAAACGGGCCAAAAATTACCGGACCATTATGGGGATTTCCGATGACTGGGGCACGGCTGCCACAGTCCAGGCCATGGTATTCGGCAACCGGTCCAGGGAGTCCGGTTCCGGCGTGGTATTCACCCACAGCCCCAAACTGCCTGGGGACGCCATTCGGTTATGGGGGGATTTTACCATTGGCAACCAGGGGGAAGATGTGGTATCCGGTCTGGTGAAAACCCTGCCCATATCCGAACTGCAGCGGGAGATGGAAAGCAGAGACGTTAAAATCAGTCTGGAGCAGCGGTTTCCCGTGGTTTATGAAAAATTGAAAACCATTGTCCAGCGGCTGATTTACGAGGAGGGCTGGAATCCCCAGGAGATGGAGTTCACCTTCGAGGGAGAATCGGTTGAAGATGTGTTTATTCTCCAGGCCAGGGATTTGTCTTTACGGGATAGAAAGAAAGTCAAACAGTTTGATGCGGCACCGGACAGACTTGAGAAAATCCGACTGGGCCAGGGCATAGGTGTCTCAGGAGGCGCCATGAGCGGCAGAATCGTATTCTCACTTAAAGAGATCGACGGCTTCAGGCGGCAGGATCCGGATACCAGCCTGATTTTGATTCGCAATGACACCGTGCCCGATGACATTCTGGAAATTGACGCCACAGACGGCATTTTGACCGCCAGGGGGGGGCTGACTTCCCATGCCGCCGTAGTGGCATACAATCTTGGCAAAACCTGTGTGGTGGGGTGTAAAAATCTGGTCTGCAATGAAGAGGCAGGCTTTTGTGAGCTCAATGGTGTAAAAATGAATACAGGGGATTTCATCAGTCTGGACGGCCATAAGGGCATTGTTTACCAGGGACAGATGAAAATCAGTGACCATTTAACCTCAATCTAA
- a CDS encoding HD domain-containing phosphohydrolase, protein MKQFMETTQQINRIEARFNKETKQLLHQQMRVCIWLGIVLFPLFSFLDYFVAPQYFTLFLKYRVFFSLSCVLLLIFHPTKVFRDKLMIVILIWFSMASLVISLMILKLGDFDSFYYVGIIMVLMICAMVLPLNAKQATFSSFIFYAAYVLPVYFLGDSLHFNFPMFVSNSFFFLSFIGIAIIQCAQETKARKREFLLKMRLDSDLVASYKDFQNAREATILGLAKLAEYRDTDTGNHLERIREYTREIASELAKLSKYKSYITTDYIEDLYLSSVLHDIGKVGVPDAILLKPGRLDPEEFEIIKRHTTYGGDILKMVESKVEGQSFVTLGKEIAYSHHEKWDGTGYPKGLKGENIPLSTRIVSLADVYDALTSKRNYKKAFSHEETKSIIIEEKGRHFDPEVVDAFMRIQDRIEHIRSRLQSRRSGVKAADLVF, encoded by the coding sequence TTGAAGCAGTTCATGGAGACCACCCAGCAAATCAACCGGATCGAAGCCCGTTTCAACAAAGAGACAAAACAGCTTCTGCACCAGCAGATGCGGGTGTGTATCTGGTTAGGGATTGTACTTTTCCCGTTGTTTTCCTTTCTGGATTATTTTGTGGCGCCCCAGTATTTTACGCTGTTTTTGAAATACCGGGTTTTCTTTTCCCTGTCCTGCGTTCTGCTGCTGATTTTCCATCCCACAAAAGTATTCAGAGACAAGCTGATGATCGTGATCCTGATCTGGTTCAGCATGGCCTCTCTGGTCATCTCCCTTATGATTCTCAAACTGGGCGACTTTGATTCTTTCTATTACGTGGGTATCATCATGGTCCTGATGATCTGCGCCATGGTTCTGCCCTTGAACGCTAAGCAGGCGACTTTTTCCTCCTTTATCTTTTATGCTGCCTATGTCCTACCTGTTTATTTTCTGGGAGACAGCCTGCATTTTAATTTTCCCATGTTTGTGAGCAACAGTTTCTTTTTTCTGTCTTTTATAGGGATAGCCATTATCCAGTGCGCCCAGGAAACCAAGGCCAGGAAAAGGGAGTTCCTTCTGAAAATGAGACTGGATTCGGATCTTGTGGCGTCTTACAAGGATTTCCAGAACGCCCGGGAAGCGACCATTCTGGGTTTGGCGAAACTTGCGGAGTACAGAGATACGGATACCGGAAACCATCTGGAAAGGATCCGGGAGTACACCCGGGAAATTGCCAGTGAGCTGGCTAAGCTTTCAAAATATAAGTCTTATATCACAACAGATTACATTGAGGATCTATACCTTTCCTCTGTCCTTCATGACATTGGAAAGGTAGGGGTTCCCGACGCCATTCTGCTCAAACCCGGCCGGCTGGATCCCGAAGAGTTTGAGATCATCAAGCGCCATACGACTTACGGGGGAGACATCCTGAAAATGGTGGAGTCAAAGGTAGAGGGTCAGTCTTTTGTTACACTGGGCAAGGAGATCGCCTATTCCCACCATGAGAAATGGGACGGTACCGGTTATCCCAAAGGCCTGAAAGGAGAAAACATTCCCTTATCCACCCGGATTGTTAGCCTGGCCGATGTCTATGATGCCCTGACATCCAAAAGAAACTATAAAAAAGCCTTTTCCCATGAGGAAACCAAAAGCATCATTATCGAAGAAAAAGGCCGCCATTTTGACCCGGAGGTTGTGGATGCGTTTATGCGCATACAGGATAGAATTGAACATATCCGGTCCCGGCTGCAGTCAAGGAGAAGCGGTGTAAAAGCCGCTGACCTCGTTTTTTAG
- a CDS encoding cyclic nucleotide-binding domain-containing protein, with protein sequence MSMDEAHLIDCILPYFRLIACSTDSEIVIGGDKANALYYLKTGSIEVSYRSQGTKILVALIGAGNFFGEIGFFDDISRVRDIRATMESEILILEKQDLDRIQVQDPSLFGNFMVFLARRICTKFRRILSERDPLASYAESLSTGQRKMGESTPLPDAFFETPEGQQIKFAVDEFKSKMFELSFEIQKHYGLDIPESSLEKGYQYLDDLHEWLRIQGPLIERSGDADTIWGHIFKEVFPYFMRSRYLERAYFKPKGYAGDCNMIEMIYANEPKGDGKIGLLIDQWSLDSASCRAVRGRRKLLRENLKKICDEKQANTGPISIMPLACGPSRELCDFLAQCEYTDRIEVLCVDIDPEALEMSSRNLNGNGKNENIRFMNENLIKWALGKTDQDFGKKDIIYSAGLLDYLDDDLFAAFITRCHHHLKPGGHLIVGNFKDGPDRLFMDHLLSWKLILREKEDFERLFARSPFGSDIKVVEEEESINLFAIATAGPENS encoded by the coding sequence ATGTCTATGGATGAAGCCCATCTGATTGATTGTATATTGCCCTATTTCCGCCTCATTGCCTGCAGCACGGATTCTGAAATTGTCATAGGAGGCGATAAGGCCAACGCACTGTATTATCTGAAAACCGGGTCCATTGAAGTCTCTTACCGGTCCCAGGGGACGAAGATCCTGGTTGCCCTTATCGGGGCGGGAAATTTCTTCGGTGAAATCGGGTTTTTTGACGATATCTCCAGGGTCCGCGATATCCGGGCAACAATGGAATCTGAAATCCTGATCCTGGAAAAACAGGATCTGGACAGGATACAGGTCCAGGACCCCTCTCTTTTCGGCAATTTTATGGTTTTCCTGGCCCGGCGGATCTGCACCAAATTCAGAAGAATCCTGTCCGAACGGGATCCGCTGGCCAGCTATGCCGAATCTCTGTCCACGGGCCAGCGGAAAATGGGAGAATCAACCCCCCTGCCGGATGCGTTCTTTGAAACACCCGAAGGGCAGCAGATCAAGTTCGCTGTGGATGAATTCAAATCAAAAATGTTTGAACTTTCCTTTGAAATTCAGAAGCACTATGGCCTGGACATACCGGAAAGTTCTCTTGAAAAGGGATACCAGTATCTGGACGATCTGCATGAATGGCTTCGGATACAGGGGCCTCTCATTGAACGGTCTGGGGATGCAGATACCATCTGGGGCCACATATTCAAAGAGGTTTTCCCCTATTTCATGAGAAGCCGCTACCTGGAAAGAGCTTATTTCAAGCCCAAGGGGTATGCAGGGGACTGCAACATGATCGAGATGATCTATGCCAATGAACCCAAAGGAGATGGAAAAATCGGACTCTTGATTGATCAGTGGAGTCTTGATAGCGCCTCGTGCCGGGCCGTGCGGGGCAGAAGAAAACTTTTAAGGGAAAATTTAAAAAAAATATGCGATGAAAAGCAGGCGAACACGGGACCGATCAGTATTATGCCCCTGGCCTGCGGACCCAGCAGGGAATTGTGTGATTTCCTGGCCCAGTGTGAATATACGGACAGAATAGAGGTACTTTGTGTGGACATAGATCCGGAAGCTCTGGAAATGTCTTCAAGGAACCTGAATGGGAACGGCAAGAATGAAAATATCCGGTTCATGAATGAGAATCTGATTAAATGGGCCCTTGGAAAAACCGATCAGGATTTCGGTAAAAAAGACATTATTTACTCCGCGGGGCTTCTGGATTATCTGGATGACGACCTGTTTGCCGCGTTCATTACCCGGTGTCACCACCACCTAAAGCCCGGAGGGCACCTGATCGTGGGAAATTTCAAGGACGGGCCGGATCGGCTTTTCATGGATCATCTTTTAAGCTGGAAACTTATTTTAAGGGAAAAAGAAGATTTTGAAAGGCTTTTTGCCCGTTCTCCTTTTGGATCGGATATCAAGGTTGTGGAAGAAGAGGAGAGCATTAATTTGTTTGCCATTGCCACTGCCGGCCCTGAGAACTCATGA
- a CDS encoding HDOD domain-containing protein produces the protein MNNIFEKIKSATSLPQLPQIMLQLIQACGKEKSHIDEITQIIGKDAALTAKLLAIIASPYVNLAKQVTTIKSAVVYLGLDTVRNIAISSSAMQFFQFSDSIENFDINRFWYHSYKCAVLARRIAIEENQVNPDQYFLAGLLHDIGTLVLMATFPEEYKVIEARLNQGQNEFKAQADILETDGAQVSAWLFNQWHLSPMTSDAVRCLNQPLTHITKEKSHVKILFLANLMAEPERTEVIQDAHLLTGLSPDVLNDMAVQAENEVHQMAKSLNLILNKRPKTALAPEQENSLLAEGLKDASVFFGTLDNLLRAKDVATVLETVQRGLEIIFQVPRVFFFLQNPEKNLLMGTCTKADRHYNVVTSIALAGNNNPGLIVSAAKTGKIVTSADQKKPAQSDIQIIRLLETPAFYAIPIPGHNGCAGVMVLGVDKDLARTLDKNRTLLQLFSQQTGICLKNLNFHKAYARDINDKKMEAYAILTDKVVHEINNPVAIIKNYLETLKLKLPEKHPAQEDLSIINEEMSRISSLLEGLTSFSRPGVGMGPESIDLNQLCGRVLSVLKKSLLLPRQIHLQTDLDDAIPKATMDINGLKQVIINLVKNAAEALEKGNEIRFTTKLVPGSTKVLIDEKRKLPGFVAITIQDNGPGIPSHISERLFEPYNSTKSTSAGSGLGLAIVYSIVNKMQGRITCNSDNGKGTCFTIILPLEPDTGSGWPDEHDR, from the coding sequence ATGAACAATATTTTTGAAAAGATAAAAAGCGCCACGTCATTGCCCCAGCTGCCCCAGATCATGCTGCAGTTGATCCAGGCCTGCGGCAAAGAGAAATCACATATTGACGAAATCACCCAGATCATCGGCAAGGATGCTGCCCTTACTGCAAAACTGCTTGCCATCATTGCCTCTCCCTATGTAAACCTGGCAAAACAGGTGACCACCATCAAATCCGCCGTGGTTTACCTGGGGCTGGATACCGTACGCAATATTGCCATCAGCTCCTCGGCCATGCAGTTTTTTCAGTTTTCAGACAGTATAGAAAATTTCGACATCAACAGGTTCTGGTACCATTCCTACAAATGCGCTGTTCTGGCCCGGCGTATCGCCATTGAGGAAAATCAGGTCAATCCGGACCAGTATTTTCTGGCAGGCCTTCTCCATGATATCGGCACCCTGGTTCTCATGGCAACCTTTCCGGAAGAATACAAAGTTATTGAAGCCAGGCTTAACCAGGGACAAAATGAGTTTAAGGCCCAGGCCGATATATTAGAGACCGATGGGGCCCAGGTCAGCGCCTGGTTGTTCAACCAGTGGCACCTGAGCCCCATGACATCGGATGCCGTACGATGTTTAAACCAGCCGTTGACACACATCACCAAAGAAAAATCCCATGTAAAGATTCTTTTCCTGGCCAATCTCATGGCAGAGCCGGAACGTACGGAGGTGATACAGGATGCACACCTTCTGACAGGCCTGTCCCCTGATGTATTGAATGACATGGCTGTTCAGGCTGAAAACGAAGTACACCAGATGGCCAAAAGCCTGAACCTTATTCTAAATAAACGCCCCAAAACCGCATTAGCCCCGGAACAGGAAAACAGTCTTCTGGCAGAAGGCCTCAAGGACGCATCTGTGTTTTTTGGAACCCTTGACAACCTGCTCCGGGCAAAAGATGTGGCAACTGTGCTTGAAACGGTCCAGCGGGGGCTGGAAATCATTTTCCAAGTTCCCCGGGTCTTCTTCTTTCTCCAGAACCCGGAAAAAAATCTGCTCATGGGAACCTGCACAAAAGCAGATCGACATTACAACGTTGTCACAAGCATAGCTCTTGCCGGAAACAATAATCCCGGCCTGATTGTAAGCGCCGCCAAAACTGGGAAAATCGTAACCAGTGCGGACCAGAAAAAGCCGGCCCAATCAGATATCCAGATTATCCGCCTTCTTGAAACGCCTGCCTTTTATGCCATTCCCATTCCCGGACACAACGGATGTGCGGGTGTCATGGTGCTGGGCGTGGACAAGGATCTTGCCCGGACCCTGGATAAAAACAGAACCCTGTTGCAACTGTTTTCACAGCAGACAGGCATCTGTCTTAAGAATCTAAATTTTCACAAAGCATATGCCAGGGATATCAATGATAAAAAAATGGAAGCCTATGCAATCCTGACGGACAAGGTTGTCCACGAGATCAACAACCCTGTTGCCATTATTAAAAATTACCTGGAAACCTTGAAGCTCAAGCTGCCGGAGAAGCATCCCGCCCAGGAAGATCTTTCCATAATTAATGAAGAAATGAGCAGAATTTCATCCCTGCTTGAAGGGCTGACCTCGTTTTCAAGGCCCGGAGTGGGAATGGGGCCAGAATCCATTGATCTCAATCAGCTATGCGGCCGCGTACTGTCAGTGTTGAAAAAATCCCTTCTTCTGCCCAGACAGATCCACCTCCAGACAGACCTTGACGACGCCATACCCAAGGCCACCATGGATATCAACGGATTGAAACAGGTGATTATCAATCTGGTGAAAAATGCTGCCGAAGCCCTGGAAAAAGGAAATGAGATCCGATTTACAACAAAGCTTGTTCCCGGTTCAACCAAGGTCTTGATAGATGAAAAAAGAAAGCTGCCCGGTTTTGTGGCAATCACAATTCAGGACAATGGCCCGGGCATCCCGTCACATATCAGCGAACGGCTTTTTGAGCCCTATAATTCAACCAAGAGTACCTCTGCCGGTTCAGGATTGGGTCTTGCCATAGTTTACTCTATAGTTAACAAAATGCAGGGACGCATTACCTGTAACAGCGATAATGGTAAAGGGACCTGCTTCACCATCATTCTTCCCCTTGAGCCCGATACCGGTTCCGGGTGGCCTGACGAACATGACCGGTAA
- a CDS encoding alpha/beta hydrolase: MSNLLDHPLIEQRYFFPREGFFADPFWVDVDGARLACSYHEINPGAKTLVHFHGNGEIVDDWQGDFVSLINQMGCNCLLAELRGYGQSSGRAQLGKMVADVAPTIRALKCREQDLIFFGRSVGSIFALEAAARFPNAAGLVLESAVADVLERLLLRVHPDELNVDLSTFRNAVDQQLNHQQKIASFKGAVLVLHTIHDGLVDVSHGQRLYDWARGRKTIKLFDHGDHNTIMMVNAPEYFASLNQFIRELD; the protein is encoded by the coding sequence ATGAGTAATTTGCTTGACCACCCGTTAATTGAACAACGTTATTTTTTCCCCCGTGAGGGATTTTTTGCCGACCCTTTTTGGGTTGATGTTGATGGTGCCAGACTGGCATGCAGCTACCATGAAATTAATCCCGGGGCAAAAACCCTGGTACACTTCCACGGCAATGGTGAGATTGTTGATGACTGGCAGGGTGATTTTGTCTCCTTGATTAATCAGATGGGCTGTAATTGCCTGCTGGCAGAACTGCGCGGCTATGGCCAGTCCAGTGGCCGGGCGCAACTGGGTAAAATGGTTGCGGATGTGGCGCCGACTATCCGGGCATTGAAATGCAGAGAGCAGGACCTGATTTTTTTTGGCCGCAGTGTTGGTTCTATTTTTGCTCTTGAAGCTGCAGCCCGCTTTCCCAATGCCGCCGGATTAGTTCTTGAAAGCGCTGTTGCCGATGTGCTTGAGCGTTTGCTGCTCCGTGTCCATCCCGATGAACTTAATGTCGATTTGTCAACTTTTCGCAACGCCGTGGATCAGCAGCTTAATCATCAGCAAAAAATTGCCTCATTTAAAGGAGCTGTGCTGGTGCTGCACACCATTCATGACGGCCTGGTTGATGTCAGCCATGGTCAAAGGCTTTATGACTGGGCCCGGGGGCGTAAAACCATTAAGCTGTTTGACCACGGCGATCACAACACCATTATGATGGTCAATGCCCCGGAATATTTTGCCAGTTTAAATCAATTTATCCGTGAGTTGGACTGA